DNA sequence from the Electrophorus electricus isolate fEleEle1 chromosome 19, fEleEle1.pri, whole genome shotgun sequence genome:
cacacaaacacaaagcaaaggcCTGAGGAAATTAGTGAGAGAGTGATAAATATGTTGAATCAACATATTTATATACTGACTTGTGAACTATAAATATTAAActgcaataaaaacatttttattgtgaggaattttatgtttttatttgtacaaGTGTATTTTGACAAGTTTTACCAGACTTGTATCTGGTGTATTTACATGCTTGCTTATAAGGAAAATAAAGGTTTTCACAGTCTGACTTGTGCATACACAGATTTGTCTTTAATGGGTTTTGCTCTTGATTTTTCTGAAGATGCCGGTTTATGAGAAAAACTTAAAGCAGCATAATTCAAGGAATCCTTGTCATCAACCTGCAagagtaataaaataaaataaaattaataacaaCGCGAAACTTTAGTTGTCAGCTTTCAAATGAACGTTCTGTGTCATACAGTGAAAGACCACTTTTTTGAAGTAGGTTTATAGATATTTAAATAACATCAATTTAATTCTGTGGCAATTCAGAAATTAATACTTACCTGATTCACTTGTATTGTTTGAGCAGTTAAAGAGTCTTGAAAACAACCAGAAAGTATAATTAACTAATTTCACATTTAGAGATACTTATATCATATTTATGTGCAAATATATGAGAAAACTTAACAAATCCATACCTTTTTGTCGATACTTTTGCAACATTCTGATAAGCATTACAACCACAGTTACAGTTATGATGTTTGATGATGCAAGTGCTAAGACAGGGAGTTTCCATGTCTCCATTTTGGTTTCTAAAATAAAGTTCAGTTAAGATACAGATTTTAACAGAAAACACTATTTTTCTACACTTCTGCATTTAGGAAGTTTTGCTCTCAAAACATACTCATTATTCTGATTATTTCTGATTCACTGACCTGCACTACTAAGTACACATATAGACAACCATTGTTGGCTACTTTTCTTAGGTGACCTAAGTCcaccttttatatttttatttgactgGTGTAGAAATACTTTCGGTTGATGCTTGTGGCAATGTATGAAGAGTGACTGGTGAAGACAGGAAGACTTCTGAGAACTCAAGATAAAGTGCAGATGGCATAGAAGAAGCAACTATGAgcttatttgtgtttatttaacctAGGGGCACTCAAGAGTGATCGATCGGGAGGTACTTAGTGGCACAAACTTCAGTGGACTGGACTTTCAAAAGAGCAAATCTTTAGTTAGGCATCTGATAATATATTGCTTTTTTCCTACAGTTAACTGTATTTCCATTTTTGGACATACATATTTTGATCATATTAATATTAGGCTTTTAAATTTGCATGAtgagcaaaaaccaaaacatgcaTGAAGCACAACAATAGttgcatttaaataaacttaCAACTGTATCCCTACTCAGTATTTTATAGTAGTCTATAAATAtctataattttttaaagtatgcTATCTCTAAGTATACTATCTAATATCTTTAATCTATCTAACATGGTGTTAAAACACCAAGTAGTAGTAATTGGATGTTGATCTAGGGTTTGCTTTTTTTCACCTGACATTATATTGCAATCCTTACCTTTGAAGAACAGTGTAGTTCCATTCCCAAACAGTATCTCTCCACAAAGAGCCACAGCACAGTAGTAAGTCCCAGCATCAGAGAGGCTGAGATTCCTCTTTGTGAGCtcatacacacagctctctgtAGAAGAGTTAGCTGCAGAGCTCTTCTGACACTGACTCTTGCTGTGTCCgttaatataaataattcctGGTTGAGACTCTTCTGAACCATGTCTGAACCAATAGACGCTGTGTCCTCTGGCACAGATCTCAGTGAGGACTGTAcactgcagagtcacagagttTCCTGGATGAACTGGCTCTGACACAGGCTGCTGGAGAAGTGTGTGGCTGGAATAATGTGCACCTTAAAAGGTTATGAATTaggagagaaaaataactttaaaaattgTAACAATGAAATTAATTGTTGGAATGAATACAGTTAATATGTAAATAGTATAAACTCTAACTTTAAAAATGATTCAACTAATGTGTAACATAAACTATTTCCAAATAAAAAGTCCTTGATCCAAAATGTCTGATAATAAATATCTGCAATAATATCCAATTAAAATTCTTATTTCTGCATTAGCATTTGGGTTGAAAGTGTGACTAACATTCAGAATCTTTGATCAGCAAAACAGTTCCATCTCCAAAAGTAATGATATTCATAAAAGCCACGGCACAGTAGTAGGTCGCAGAATCAGACTGCTCTGTTTTTACAATGCTCAAAGCACAACTGCCATCTTCATTCTGTACAATATAATGGTTTTTGTCAAAACCATTATAAAATGTGGCTTCTTTTGAGTAGCGCTGAGAGTCTGCAACTAGTAGTGGTCTCATTCCGATAGTCTGCTTGTACCATGAAACTTTATTCATTAAGTCGGAGGAATAATTACAAAGAATTGTCACATTGGCTCCAAGTTCAGCCATTATTAGAGGGTCCTTTTGcataaccaccaccacctgacATTGTGCATCTGAAAATGCAAAGAGAATATATGCagaaacattaaatgaaaaggACACTATAATCatatgaaaaactaaaatagaaaatgtaactTACAAAAGTAGCCTGAGTAAAGGTATATAATCAAGAACAGGAACCTCATTTCTCAATGAAGTCTGGAAGAAAGACATTTTTAGTAGAAATATTTGTTTCGGCAAGTGAATTTATCCCAGTGTATCCCATTAATATTAACAACAGTATAATATTAATAGACTGGTAGAATCCAAAGACAGATTCTCTAAACAGTTTAACAAGCCTTACTCTGtaatttcacttttaaaatatcCACATAAAATCATAAATACTTGATTCTTCTGATGGTCACGTTTGTATCATTCCAGTACGCAAGAGATGCATCTGTTTTCAGAGAGGCATGCATAAAAAAAGTTTGTTCCACTTACATGCtctttgtataaatatttagTGGAATAATCCTTTAACTCTGCCCATGTATTCATTTGCACAGAATAATGACTAGTGAGAACATCAAAGGATACTGACATCACAGTGTTTGACTGGTATGACAATAAGGGGCTGGTGTTacagtatggcccctcctcccaaaagtctccctgtgtgtgcgtgtgtgtgcattcgtctgtatggccacgccctccctatATTttacacctgctcctcattgtgtattgttagtgtgcatgtatataagtcttgtgctTGAATGTGAAGGTCGTCAATGTTTGAAGCTGGTAAGCCTGCTAGCTACGTagttgtctttgttttgtgtaacagtaaatgttttgttgcatcTTGCTTTGCATCCTCACATCACAGAAACATCACCCGTCAGAGGATGCCgggaaagaaaaataagaaaaagtagGGGAAGAAGGCGCATAACTGTTCCTCCCCTGCCCTTATGCAGAAACCCTCCATGCTCCTTGGCAGTCTCGGTACCAAAACAACAGGGGAAAGTGCTCCTGGAAAATGTTGGGTGAGGCCCCTGGGTATAGCTCAGGGGTGAACTCTGCGTAGTCCTACAGGCCCCCAATGGACTATGAGAGCTGGTACAAGGGAGACCAATATCCAGGTCTGGCATCCATAGGGTTTTATTACCCCTACTGGGACTACTAGGAGAGCTACAGGGAGTTTGAACAGAGTGAGGGCTATACAGATATCAGTCTCCGATCGGAATGCACTGACATCAGCTTGCAACCAGACTCAGAGGTCCATCAGGTAGAGAATCCAGTGATGTAGGTGGAGGAGGTGCTCCATAGGGATTCTCCCTCGGAGATGGATACCGTTTCGGAAGATTCCAAGAACAAAGGGCCTCTGGCGCCCAAGGTACCACCCAAGGGTCCTCCCAGGATGCACCACTCTGGAACAAGTACGCTGCCCAATGGGGCTTGCAGGGAGGCATCATCATCAGATGAGGACACTCCCTCCATGACGGCTcacagccccagagctcaagCGTCTATGCCGAAGCCTCATAAAGGCAAGAAGGCAGTGTCACCAGTGCCCACGTCTGAGACAAATCAGCTGGTTCATGTCTGGATATACGTGCAATGAAGCTGGAACAACTGCCGCCACACAAGTCGACGAGAGAGGATCCCATCCAGCTGGGGTGGACTCCGACCCAGCCAACAAttgggggactggctggagcTCCTGCCACCTTCCCTGGACTGTTTAATAGTTCTTTATGTAGTCCTATTCTTGTACCTGTACCAATCACTGTACCTATCCCTGTTTCGATTACTGTACCAgttgctttgtccccctttgtgccAGCGCCTGTGCCCGTCATTGTGTCCGTCCCTTTGTCTGTttcgtcttggtccctgtcttcctcccctctgtcctgcttgtGCTGACCTGGGTCAGGTTGCTCAGTCCTCGAGTCTTGCTATTCGGTGTGGGTTTTGGGGCCGTAGCTCGATAGGCTGGTGTGCAGGGAGTGGTGCCTTTGGGGAGTggctctgtcatggtatggcccctcctcccaaaagtctccctgtgtgtgtgtgtgtgggtgtgtgtgcgttcatctgtatggccatgccttccctgtgtttcacaTCTACTCCTCATTGTGTATTAGTATGCATGaatataagtcttgtgtttgaatgtgaaGGTTGTCCATGTTTCTACCTGGTTAGCCTGCTAGCCACGcagttgtctttgttttgtgtaacaATAAACATTTCGTTGTGGTTAACACGActtgtccctgcatcctgctctgcctcctcgtGTCACATTCTGTGTCCTTTTTCTATATCCTTTTTCTGTGTCCATGAATTCTTAGCATTTTATCATATTCTCGTAGCATCTTCAGATGCAAAATGTCAGGTGATGGCTTATGTGCAAAACCATCCTCTAACAGCGGTTGAACATGGATCTACTGTAACaattctttatatatttatttatatctataaaataaatatagctaAGGAAACCCATTGAAACTAATACCTCTGGCAATTATCATCCTCATATAAAAACACTGTAAGGTTCTGTTGGCTTTTGCTCAGCCCCAGGGCAAAACCTGATCCATACTTtaaacctcaagtacagcttaGCTTGAaactgtcacggactgctccccttcccactggtCACATGGTCCAGCCTGCTACATATGGTACAGTGTCTGTCTTGTATGTAACCACGCCCCTGTTGTCAGCACACACCtcacatggtttagtgttgtgatgtttgtgcatttaaacGGCTGTTGGTGTGTGGGTCTTTATCAGTCATTGTCATTATGTTTATTCATGCTTGTGTTCACATCATTCATGTTTGCTGTAGTTGTGTTAGCGTTCACTGCttacgttatatgtgagtgGCGTTGTCTTTCACGTGTGTAAACAAACATCTATCACTATCGAGGCACTCTGTGTGTCCAGCTCCTCACCCTGTGGCACTGTTACAGAAATGCTTGTCTCAAGGATGGTATGCTTTTTCCTGCCTCCCAGGTAATGGAACacacttccactggctgtccagacagtcctttcagtcttcaaacacaacctgaagacttatctatttgtggaatattgaAATGgccattgatcctgcacctatgttgagtactgaaattctagtacttattgtttgtattgtttgttgcaTTGGTATTGTTGTTTGATATAGAGCGTATccttattttgcacttcttctAGGTTGCAACATTGATTCCTggatttcagcagtattctagttcaatggtatcttgaattgtactactgtactgtactggctaggatacattctatgagtagacgacaaagcactttgtaagtcgtAGTTCATTGTATTGTCCTGTCCTCAACCATCAATTAATCTCACCTGGTTAAATGCATAACTCAAGAAGTCATCCTATGGCTGTTCTATCAGAAAATACCCATAGTTAATTTCACTAGTCAAAGTCAacatcaaatgtatttacatatttatatagcgctttttacaactgTTACATTGACAAGTTGTTCTCCATGTTGTGGTATTTAAAGATATATTTTACATGATGCTACAAGAGATGACTtatcaatttatatatatatatatatatatatatatatatatatatatatataaatgttcttTCGTCTTTGTACACCCAAACGAACTACAATACCCATCATTTTGTTTGACTCCAGTAGAGCAACTGATCCAATCATCAACAGTtcatcagatcctcatcacGTGCATATTGAGTTCACCTGTTTCCCATGTATATAAGCAATTCTAagactttatttttgtttttgtgaagtattgccaccAGTTTAAATGTGCATAATGAGCgttcttttcctgtttttgaccTAGTTTTCCCGTTACTCTCAATTTTGATTTTTGCTTACCCCTAgttggatttgtctgcctgtgtttttgctctaaGGGTTTTTTTGGACTCAGACTGTTTTCTTCAATGATTTCCTCAATTATTGTATGACCCTGGCTAgtttaacccctaacccctaacccctaactagTTTAATTCCTGCCCTTTATCCGCAAACATCTGACTTTGCTTAAAACATTACAgttgtattctgttctgtgatAAGGAGTTGAGGTAAGagtgatatattttattttcttttgttttaatgaAGTTAATGGTTGAGTGGGCTTTattaaatttttgtttgttgtgttgtggtgaAACACTCCCATTTAGATTCACTTTATGttcttgttattttatatatatatatatatatatatatataatttttttgtatgtgtttttgttacagtataataaagaaaacaataacattGCTGAAAACCCTGTACAGAGGGCAtcttcatgtttcttttttaatgttgcGACCTTTTTGGTCCTAGAATTTGAACTCATGAAAGGTGTAGGTAATGGGGCTGTAataacagctgttgtcacaaagcagctttacacatatACAAGTCCAAGTCttcagtgagcaagccaaaggcaacagtggcaagaaaatCTCTCTAGAGCAAGAGGTGGACCCAtgctcctctggctgacaatgtaCACTACAATGATATGAACAATATGAACAATTGAgagcaaaatgagaaaaaagcCTATTTAGGTTTTGTGTCTGAAACCAATCTGGCACaagaatgtctgtctgtctgtctgtctgtctgtctagggcaatggagaagtaagtggctggggtggaggtgtagtGGGCTACAAGaggggggcatcagggggtggtaggaGGAGCCATACTTTATTATGTATAGAATCAGCAGAAGTATTGTCACATtgttttcaaattaaacaattattataGGACTCAGGACTGAGTGAAACTTGGCGATTATACAATCCAAATTACAAAAGCAGTTTGGGAAGAAGAATATAAAGAAGAGGAACCAATTCTCACCAAGGACATATGGAAGACCAATACTTAcagaaaaaacaatgttttttgaatttgtacattttgagaaattctgcagtgatgtcacaaaacagtaaatatatagAATGATAGTCTTATTTAAATTTTCCATTGAGAAGTCTTTGTAATTTCAATTATATTCTCAAAATACCAACAGATGTGTCATGATTAGTTCCTCCCagctttcatgttttgtgttttccctgtcttgtgtattttagttccatgcaatagtttcattttctccacccctcatttgattgtcCACACCTTCTACCTTGtttaattcatgtatttaaaccctaaACACCCCAAAATAAACCATTATTAACCACAGAAGTTAAATACATTTAGCTca
Encoded proteins:
- the LOC118243036 gene encoding uncharacterized protein LOC118243036 → MIIVSFSFNVSAYILFAFSDAQCQVVVVMQKDPLIMAELGANVTILCNYSSDLMNKVSWYKQTIGMRPLLVADSQRYSKEATFYNGFDKNHYIVQNEDGSCALSIVKTEQSDSATYYCAVAFMNIITFGDGTVLLIKDSECAHYSSHTLLQQPVSEPVHPGNSVTLQCTVLTEICARGHSVYWFRHGSEESQPGIIYINGHSKSQCQKSSAANSSTESCVYELTKRNLSLSDAGTYYCAVALCGEILFGNGTTLFFKETKMETWKLPVLALASSNIITVTVVVMLIRMLQKYRQKDSLTAQTIQVNQVDDKDSLNYAALSFSHKPASSEKSRAKPIKDKSVYAQVRL